The DNA sequence CGGCTCCAGGGTGCGCGTGCAGGCCGAGATCCAGCTGGAGAAGATCCTCGCCACCATCGAGGACGAGAAGCCCGCGGTCGCGGTGATCGACTCGATCCAGACCATCTATTCCGACCAGCTCACCTCCGCCCCCGGCTCGGTGGCGCAGGTGCGCGAGTGCTCGGCGCAGCTGACGCGCACGGCCAAGGCCACCGGCACGGCGATGGTGCTGGTGGGCCACGTGACCAAGGAAGGGTCGCTGGCCGGCCCGCGCGTGCTGGAGCACATCGTCGACACCGTGCTGTACTTCGAGGGCGACACCCACAGCGCCTTCCGCCTGGTGCGCGCGTTCAAGAACCGCTTCGGCGCGGTCAACGAGATCGGCGTGTTCGCGATGACCGAGCGCGGCCTCAAGGGCGTGGCCAACCCGAGCGCGATCTTCCTGTCCACGCACGGCGAGCCGGTGCCGGGCTCGTGCGTGCTGGTCACGCTGGAGGGCACACGCCCGATGCTGGTGGAAGTGCAGGCGCTGGTGGACAGCTCGCCCATCCCCGCGCCGCGGCGCCTGTCGGTGGGGCTGGAACAGAACCGGCTTGCGATGCTGCTGGCGGTGATGCACCGCCATGCCGGCATCGCCTGCTACGACCAGGACGTGTTCGTCAATGCGGTGGGCGGCGTGCGCATCAGCGAGCCGGCCGCGGACCTGGCGGTGATGCTCGCGATCCAGAGCAGCCTGCGCGGCAAGCCACTGCCGCGCGGGTTCCTGACCTTCGGCGAGGTGGGCCTGGCCGGCGAGATCCGCCCCGCCCCGCGCGGCCAGGAGCGCCTGAAGGAAGCGGCCAAGCTGGGCTTCAGCGTCGCGGTGGTGCCCAAGGCCAACGCGCCCAGGCGACCGATCGAGGGGCTGACGATCCACGCGGTCGAGCGGGTCGAGCAGGCCATCGAGCTGGTGCGAGGGTTGTAACCGAGACACCGGGCAAAGTCTCACCGCGATACTGCGGCATTGCGCACGGCCATGCGGCCGGCGCACGGCTTGCGCTTTAGGATGCGCTCCTTTTTCCGCGAAGGAGACGCCGATGCAACTCATCCTCTCTGCGGGTGTGATCCTGGTGGTGGTGCTGTGGGGCCTGGTGGCCCCGCAATCGCTGGCCCAGGCCTTCACGATGGCGCTCGACGCCGTGACCCGCAACTTCGGCTGGTTCTACCTGTGGGTGGTGCTGGGCCTGGTGCTGATGGCACTGCTGCTGGCCTTCAGCCGCTACGGCGACCTCAAGCTCGGCGGCGAGGACGACGAGCCCGAGTTCTCGCTCGGGGCGTGGTTCGCGATGCTGTTTGCCGCCGGCATGGGCATCGGCCTGGTGTTCTGGGGCGTGGCCGAGCCGATCTCGCACTACACCAGCCCGCCGCCCAGCGTGGCGCCGCACACGCCCGAGGCCGCCAACGCCGCGATGCGCTACACCTTCTTCCACTGGGGCCTGCACCCGTGGGCGGTGTACAGCGTCGTGGGCCTGGCGCTGGCCTTCTTCCAGTTCCGCCGCAACAAGCCGGCGCTGATCAGCGCCGCCACCGACTCGCTGCCCTGGCATGCAGTGCAGCGCCTGTCACCGCTGTTCAACGTGCTGGCCATCGTGGCAACGGCCTTCGGGGTGGCCGCTTCGCTGGGCATCGGCTCACTGCAGATCAACAGCGGCCTGCACAAGGTGTTCGGCGTGCCGGTGGGCATCGGCTGGCAGCTGCTGATCATCGCGGTGACCACGGTGGCCTTCCTGACCTCGGCCATCAGCGGGGTCGAGCGCGGCATCAAGTGGCTGTCCAGCGCGAACCTGGTGCTGGCCGCCGGGCTGGCGCTGCTGGTCACCCTGGTCGGGCCGACGGTGACCATCATCGACACCTTCACCAGCACGCTGGGCGCCTACATCAGCGAGTTCGTGCGCATGAGCCTGCGCATGACGCCGTTCCGCGACAGCACCTGGGTGGGCAGCTGGACCATCTTCTACTGGGCCTGGTGGGTGTCGTGGTCCCCGTTCGTGGGCCTGTTCATCGCGCGCGTCTCGCGCGGGCGCACGATCCGCGAGTTCGTCGTCGGCACCGTGCTGGCGCCCACGCTGGCCGGCTTCCTGTGGTTCGCGGTGTTCGGCGGCACGGCGCTGCAGCTGGAGATCTTCCAGGGCGTGCCGCTGTCGGAGGCGGTCTCGGCCGACGTGTCCACCGCGATGTTCGCGATGTTCGACGCGCTGCCGCTGGGCCTGCTGATGTCGGTGGTCGCGACGGTGCTGGTGGTGGTGTTCTTCGTCACCTCGGGCGACTCGGCCACGCTGGTGCTCGGCATGATGAGCAGCGGCGGCAACCCCGACCCCGGCATGCGGGTGAAGCTGGTCTGGGGCCTGCTGATCGCGGGCATCGCGGCCAGCCTGCTGCTGACCGGCGGCGTGCAGGCCGTGCAGACCGCCACCATCGTGTTCGCGCTGCCGTTCGCGCTGGTCATCGTGCTGATGGCGCTGGCGCTGTGGCTCGGCGTGCGGCACGACTGGCGCGAGGAGCAGCGGCGCGAGCGCGAGCTGCGCCGGCGCATGCGCGAGATGGTCTCGCGCTGAGGGGTGCACGGTGGGGGGCTTTCGTGGTGCAATGAGGCCCCGCCCGCCTGCTCCGCAACGACGATGAGCCAGCCCGCGCGCACGCCCGAGCCGCCCTACTATGCGGTCATCTTCACCAGCCTGCGCACGCCGGGCGACCACGGCTACGCCGGGATGGCCGAGCGCATGGTGGAGCTCGCCGCGCAGCAGCCGGGCTTCCTTGGTGTGGAAAGCGCCCGCGGTACCGACGGCCTGGGCATCACGGTGTCGTACTGGCGCTCGCTGGAGGACATCGCCGCCTGGAAGGCGCACGCCGAGCACCGCGAGGCGCAGCGGCTGGGCCACCAGCAGTGGTACAGCGCCTTCGAGCTGCGCATCGCCAAGGTGGAACGCGCCCGCAGCAAGCGCTGACCGGGCTGGCCGGCAGCCGCCCGCGCCGGTAAAGTGGGCGGGTCGACCCGCTGCCTGCGAGCTGCCATGCGACTGGCCCTGATCTCCGACATCCACGGCAACCTGCCCGCGCTCGACGCCGTGCTGGCCGACATCGTCGCCACGGGCGTCGACGCGATCGTCAACCTGGGCGACATCCTGTCCGGCCCGCTGTGGCCGGCCGAGACGGCCGAGACGGCCGAACGCCTGATGCCGCTGCGGCTGCCCACGGTGCGCGGCAACCACGAACGCCAGCTGCTGCAACCGCTGGAGCAGCTGGGCCGCACCGACCGCCACACGGTCGAGCGCCTGCAGCCCGGGCACCTGGCCTGGATCGCCGCGCTGCCCGCGACGCTGCGCTGCGCCGAAGACGCGGTGCTGTGCTGCCACGGCACGCCGGGCAGCGACCTCACCTACGGCATGGAATCCCTGGAGCCCGCGCGCCAGCCCGGCGGGCGGGCCGCGGTGCGCGCCGCCACCGAGGAGGAGGTGCGCACCCGCATGGGCGACGTGGCCGCGCAGGTGATCGTCTGCGGGCACAGCCACGTGCCGCGCGTGATGCAGCTGGCCGACGGGCGCCTGGTGGTGAACCCCGGCAGCGTCGGGCTGCAGGCCTACGACGACGACCACGGCCAGCCACACCGCATCGAGACCGGCGCCCCGCATGCCCGCTATGCGGTGATCGAACGCGAGATGGCCGGCTGGTCGGTGCAGCTGCGCGCCGTGGCCTACGACTGGGAGGCCGCCGCGCGGCAGGCCGAGGCCCACGGCCGCCCCGACTGGGCGGTCGCCCTGCGCACCGGGCGCATGGCCCGCTGAGCGCGTTGCGGGCATCCACATCGCGGCCGGGCGCCAACCTCACTACCATCGCGGGCATGAATCCGGTGATCGGCTGGGCGCTGGCCATTGCAGCGCTGGTGGTGGGTTGGGTCGGCTACGGCTGGCAGGGTGTGGTGTTCGCGTTCACGTTCATCGTGTTCTGGCTGCTGCTGCAGTTCAACAAGGCGGTGCGCGTGATGCGCAGTGCGGGCCACGCGCCGGTCGGCTACATCGGCAGCGCGGTGATGCTCAATGCCCGGCTGAAGCCCGGCATGAGCATGATGGAGATCGTGACGATGACGCGCAGCCTGGGCCAGAAGCTCGGCGATGCCCCCGAGCAGTATCGCTGGACCGACCCGGGCGGCTCGCACGTGACGGTCGAGATGCGCCGCGGCAAGGTCGCGCGCTGGTCGCTGTGGCGCCCGCCGCAGGCGGACGACGACACGCCGGCCCCGGACGCGTCGGCGTCCTAGGCGAACTGCGCGCCGCGCTCGGCCAGCAGCGCGCGCAGGATCGAGCGGTGGCAGCGCGATTCGTCCTCGCAGTAGCAGCCCACCGAGAAGTTGGTCTGGTGCGACAGCGCCGCCAGCAGGTCCAGCGTGCGGCTGGGGTCCGGCGCGGCCAGCTCGGCGCGGAAGCGCTTCTCGAACGCCTGCCAGGCGCGCGCGTCGCCCGAGCGCTGCGCCTCCTGCGCCAGCTTCATCGTCTCGACGCTGGGCGCCAGGTTGGGATACCAGAGGTCGTACCAGTCCTGCGCGGCGTACTCGCTCTTGGGCACCCCGCGCGGCGGCCGGCGCACGGTGCCCAGCCGCAATCCTTCGTCGGGCGCGCGCGGCGTGCCCAGCCTGACCACTCTCACAGCCATCGGCGTCTCCTCGCCATCGCGGACGAGACGCGAGCTTAACGGCTGCCCGGCCGCAGCGCTGCTCAGGCGAGCGCCGGCACCGGTCCCGGCAGCGCCGCGGGCGGAGGCGCGTCGAAGGCCTCGGCGAAGCGCTCCATCAGCCGCCGCACGCGCAGCGGCTGGCGCCGCGAGCAGTAGGCCAGGTGCACCCCGACCGGCGCCGGCCCCCAGGCGCCCAGCACCTGCTGCAGCTCACCCTGCTGCAGCGCCGGCTCCGCAAGCGCCGCCGGAAGCAGCGCCAGCCCCGAGCCGTGGCGGGCGGCAGCCAGCAGCGCATGGGTGTCGCTGGCCTGCAGGGTCGCGGGCACGTCGATCTCGATCGCCTGCTGCGTGACCGGGTGGCTGAAGCGCCAGGCGCGGCTGCGTCCGCGCACGCCGTGCACCAGGCAGGCGTGCTGCGCGAGGTCCGACGGCTGGCGCGGCAGGCCGCGGCTGCGCAGGTAGTGCGGCGCGCCGTAGACGCCGAAGCGCACCTCGCCGGCGCGGCGCGCGATCAGGCTGCCCGGCAGCTCGTCGGCCACGCGCACCGCAAGGTCGATCGATTGCGCCACCAAATCCAGCGGCTCGTCGGTCAGCAGCAGCTCGACCTGCACCCGGGGATGCTCGGCCATGAAGCCCGACAGCACGGGCGCGAGCGGCAGCACGCCGAAGTAGCTCGGCGCGGTGAGCCGGATCGCCCCCGCCATGTCCGAGGCGCTCTGGCTGCTGGCCGCGGTCAGTTCGGCGTAGCTGTCGAGCAGCCGGCGGGCGCGTTCGAGCACGTCCAGTCCTTCGGCCGTCAGCGCGACGCGGCGCGTCGTGCGCTGCATCAGGCGCACCCCCAGCACGGCCTCGAGCTCGCGCACCGAGCGCGAGACCACCGGGTTCGACAGGTTCAACGCTTCGGCCGCCTTCACGAAACTGCGCTTGTCGGCCACCGTCTTGAAGATCTCGAGGGCTTTGAGTCGGTCCATGGCACAAGTGTGGGCCGCGCGTGCTGCACCGCGGTAGCGCGTTCCTGCGCACTTCATGCGCGATCCTGCAAGCACGCGAAAGCGGGAAGAAACAGGAAAGAAGAAGGCGCGCGCGCGGCGCTCAGGTGGGCAGGCCGGTCTGGCGCAGGTAGCGGATGTCGTGCGCCGGCGGACGGCCGAACAGGCGCACGTATTCACGGCTGAACTGCGAGGGACTTTCGTAGCCGACGCGGTGCGCGGCGGTGGCCGCCGACACGCCTTCGGCCAGCATCATGCGGCGCGCCGCCTGCAGGCGCAGCCGCTTCTGGTACTGCAGCGGGCTCATCGCGGTGACCGCCTTGAACTGATGGTGCAGCGAGGAAATGCTCATGTGCACGCTGCGCGCCATGTCCTCGATGCGCAGCGGCTCGCGGTAGTGCTCGTGCAGCCAGGCGATCGCGCGCGCGACGCGCTGGCTGCGGCTGTCGGGCGTGGCCATCTGCGCCAGCCGCCAGCCGTTCTCGGAGGTCAGCAGCCGGTAGAGGATCTCGCGGATCGCCAGCGGCGCCAGCGCCGGGATGTCCTGCGGCGTCTCCAGCAGCCGCACCAGGCGCAGCACCGCGTCGAGCAACGGCGTCGGCGTCACGCCGGTGAACACGCCCAGCGCGCAGTCCTCGTCGTCCTGCGGCGAGGGCAGCCGGCCGGCGTCGATCATGAGCGAGGCGATCTCGCGCGGGTCGAAGTTGAGCCGGAAGCTGAGGTAGGGCGCATCGGGCGCGGCGCCCAGCACCTGGCCGGTCAGCGGCAGCTGCTGCAGCGCGCAGAAATGGTGCCGGGTGTCGTATTCGGCCAGCTCGTCGCCCAGCCAGACACGCTTGCGGCCCTGCGCGATCAGGCACAGCGACGGCTCGCAGACATTGTGGATGGCGCGGATCTCCTGCGAGGAACGCGCCAGGTACATGCCAGGGATGGCCGTGGCGTGCAGCCCGTCCTCGGGCACCTGCCGTTCGATGCAGGCGGCCAGCTCGGCTCGGCGCAGCACGGCCTGCAGGGCGTCGTCGTCGGCGCCCTGGCGATTCGGGAGCACGGATATCGACATGCACGCAGCATAGGCCGCCGCGCGCGCCGCGCGCCATACCCCTGATGCCGGAATTGCAGGATCGGGCAAGAACGCCGCACTGGGCGGCAAGCCGCCGGCGCCGGTATGCTGCAAGGCGCGCCGCCCGCGATGCCGGCGGCGGACCCGGCCTGCCACCCGATTCCCCCATGCGCCTGCAACTGCTGTCCGACCTGCACCTCGAGACCCAGCCCGACTTCGTCGCCCCGGTGGTCCCCGGCGCCGACCTGCTGGTCCTGGCCGGCGACGTCGGCTCCTACCAGTCCGGCTCGCAGCTGGCGGAGGACGACTTCGGCCTGGGCCGCTTCTCGCCGCGCCGCGGCGCGCCCTGGAAGCGGGTGCTCTACGTGCCCGGCAACCACGAGTACGACGGCCTGGAGTTCGACACCGCCCACGCCCGGCTGCGCGCGCTGTGCGAGGAGCTGGGCATCGTCTGGCTGGAGCGCGAGGTCCTCGAGCTGGAAGGCATCCGCTTCGTCGGCTGCACGCTGTGGACCGATTTCGACGCGCTGGCCGCCGGCGCGCCGGCGGCCGAGGCGCTGGCACAACGCGGCAAGGCGTTCCGCGCGGCGGACTACTACCTCAGCCGCAACACCACGCTGCGCGACGGGCGGCCGATGCTGGCCGCCGACCTGCGCGAGCTGGGGCTGGCCAGCCAGGCCTGGCTGGAGCAGGTCCTGCGCACGCCGCATGACGGCCCGACGGTAGTAATCACACACTTTGCCCCGTCGCTGCGCAGTGCCGACCCGCGCTACGGCGTCACGCCGGCCACGGCGGGCTTCTGCAACGCGCTGGACCACCTGCTGCCCCACGCCGACCTGTGGCTGCACGGGCACCTGCACTGCCGCAACGACTATGTCGTCGAGGGCGAGCACGACGGCCGCCACTGGCGTTGCCGGGTCGCGGCCAACCCGCTGGGCTATGCCCGCAAGGGCGAACAGGCGGCCTTCCGTGCCGACTTCTTCATCGACCTGCCCAACGAGCTGCAGGCGCTGCGCGGTGCGCAAACGTAAAATCCTTGGTTTCTCGACCCCAAGACTGAGGAGTCCATCATGTCGATGGCTGACCGCGACGGAAAGATCTGGCTCGACGGCGAACTGGTGGAATGGCGCGACGCCAAGATCCACGTGCTGACCCACACGCTGCACTACGGCTGCGGCGCCTTCGAAGGCGTGCGCGCCTACAACACGGTCAACGGCACCGCGATCTTCCGCCTGCGCGAACACACCGAGCGCCTGTTCAACAGCGCCAAGATCCTGCGCATGAAGATCCCCTTCTCGTTCGAGCAGGTGATCGAGGCGCAGAAGGAAGTCGTGCGCGCCAACCAGCTGGAGAGCTGCTACATCCGGCCGCTGGTCTGGCTGGGCGACGAGAAGCTGGGCGTCAGCCCCAAGGGCAACCGGGTGCACCTGATGGTCGCTGCCTGGGCCTGGGGTGCCTACCTGGGCGAAGAGGGCATGAAGCGCGGCATCCGCGTCAAGACATCGAGCTTCACGCGCCACCACGTCAACATCACGATGACGCAGGCCAAGACGGTGTCGAACTACACCAACTCGATCCTGGCCAACATGGAAGCCACCGACGACGGCTACGACGAGGCCCTGCTGCTGGATTCGGCCGGCTTCGTCTCCGAAGGCTCGGGCGAGAACATCTTCATCGTCAAGAACGGCGTGGTCTACACCCCCGACCTGTCGGCCGGCGCGCTCAACGGCATCACCCGCAACACGATCTTCTCCATCTGCGCCGACCTGGGCCTGAAGATCGTCGAGAAGCGCATCACCCGCGACGAGGTCTACATCGCCGACGAGGCCTTCTTCACCGGCACCGCCGCCGAAGTGACCCCGATCCGCGAGCTGGACCGCGTGCAGATCGGCGCCGGCGAGCGCGGCCCGGTCACCGAGAAGATCCAGAACGCGTTCTTCGACGTCGTCAACGGCCGCAATCCCAAGTACGCCGAGTGGCTGACCCAGGTCTGAACCAGCAAGGACAGCGATGAGCGCCACCCCGAAGAGCTTCGTGAAATCGGTCGTCGAGGTATCGGCCAAGGACCTGCAGGGCCACGGCGTCGTGTTCTGCCCGAACCCGAAGATGCCGCTGTGGAGCAACCACCCGCGGGTGTTCCTGCAGGTCGCGGCCGAAGGTGAAGCCCGCTGCCCCTACTGCGGCACGGTCTACCGGCTGAAGGCCGGCGAGAAGGTCCACGGCCACTGAGCCGGCCTGCCCGCCGCGCCGCATGAGTTTTTCGCGGCTCAAGCTGCTGATCCTGTCGCTGCGCGACCTGATCCCGGCCACCGCGCCGGTGATCCTGGTCGCGCTGCTGCTGGTCGCGGGCGCCTTCTGGCTCCTCGACCCCACCCCGCCCAAGCGCCTGGTGCTGGCCACCGGCGCGCCGCAAAGCGCCTACGAGGTGCTCGGCCAGCGCTACCGCGACGCGCTGGCACCCTACGGCATCCACGTCGAGCTGCGCCCCTCGGCCGGCTCGGCGGAAAACCTCGACCTGCTGCTCGCGCCCGACTCGGGCGTGGACATCGCCTTCGTGCAGGGCGGCACCTGGCGCCCGCCGCCGGGCGAACACGACCCTGAGGACCTGGGGCTGGTCTCGCTGGGCAGCCTGTTCTACGAACCGGTGTGGCTGTTCTACCGCGAGGACAGCGCGCAGCAGCTGCTGAAGAAACCGCGCCTGGAGGCACTGCCCGAGCTGCAGGGCTGGCGGCTCAACGCCGGCGCGCCGGGCAGCGGCGTCAAGGTGCTGGCCCAGGAGCTACTCGAGCTCAACGCGATCGAGGCCTCCGCGCTGCAGCTGAGCCACCTGGCCAACACCCCGGCCGTCGTCGAGCTGCTCGAGGGCCGCATCGATGCGCTGCTGTTCGTGTCCTCGCCCGACTCCCCGCTGGTGCAGATGCTGCTGCAGACGCCCGGCATCCGGCTGTTCAGCTTCGCGCAGGCCCAGGCCTACGCACGCAAGCTGCCGTACCTGTCGGCGGTGACGCTGCCGCGCGGCGTGGTGGACCTGGGCCGCGACCTGCCGGCCGAGGACGTGCAGCTGATCGCCCCCACCGCCTCGCTGGTCGCGCGCGACGGGCTGCACCCGGCACTGGTGCAGCTGTTCATGCAGGCGGCCACGCGCATCCACGGCGAGCCCGGCTGGTTCGCGCGCAAGGGCGAGTTCCCCAACGCCACGGGCACCGACCTGCCGCTGTCGGGCGAAGCCGCGCGCTACCTCAGGAGCGGCGCGCCGTGGCTGCAGCGCTACCTGCCGTTCTGGGTGTCCAATCTGGTCGACCGCATGTGGGTGGCGCTGGTGTCCATCATCGCGGTGCTGATCCCGCTGTCGCGCCTGGTGCCGCCGCTGTACGAGTTCCGCGTGCGCTCGCGCGTGTTCCGCTGGTACGCGCGGCTGCGCGAGGTCGAGGCCGAGCTGGAGCGGGGCAGCGCCGACCCCGACGAGCTGCTGCGCCGGCTCAACGACATCGAGAACCGCGCCACGCGCGTGACGCTGCCGCTGTCGTATGCGGACGAGCTGTACGCGCTGCGCCAGCACATCGACCTGGTGCGCGGCAAGCTCAAGGCCGCCGCCCCCGCACCGCGGGCCGGCACCTGACGGCTCAGCGCGACCCGCGCCGGCGCCGCGCCACGGCCGCCACGGCGATCAGCCCCAGGCCCATCAACGCATAGGTCTCGGGCTCGGGCGCGTGGGCCACGTAGGAGACGCCCATCGTCGCGTCGTAGTGGCCCGGCTGCGTCAGCCCGATGTTGGAGCCATAGATCGCCAGCGTGTAGTCGCCCGGGTCCAGGTCGGCCGCGTAGAAGCTCGCGCGCTCGGCGCGGGCGATGCCGAAGCCGGTGCCGATCGCGGTCTCGATGCCGCCGCGGATCAGCGAGATCAGGTCGATGCTGAGGCCCGAGAGGAACGAGCCGCGCGTGGGGCTGTCCGGATGCAGGTCGCGCACCGGATGCAGCGCCAGCTGGCCCCACAGCCACGAGACCGGATCGGTCAGCGTGAAGGTGTAGTAGCTGACGAAGCTCCGGTCGGGGTCGTCGTGGCCACCGCTGCCGCCGGTGCAGGTGCCCGAGAAGGTGACCGGCGTGTCGCCCGGCAGCGCACCGAGGCTGAAGCTGGGGGACGTGCAGGTGGCGGCGTGGGCCACGCCCGCCGCCCACGTGGCCGCGGCCACGAGCAAGGTTCGCAGGAACATGTGGACTCTCCCTGGGGTGTTGGTATGCCGTGCATCGTCGAAGCACCGCCCCGGGGCGTCAATCCCTCGGCACCCCCTCGCTTCGGGGGAAGCCGCTCAGCGGCCGATGCGCGCCGTGCCGATCTGCACGTCGCCGTCGGCGTCGCCCACCTCCAGCGTGCGCCAGCTGCCCTTGGGCACGACGACGAACAGGCAGGGCTGCGTCAGCGCGGCGCCGTGCATGCGGTCCGGCGAGGGACGCTGCAGCCGCACCGGCAGGCGCAGCACCTCGCCGCGCTGCACGACCTGCGCGGCCAGCAGCTCGATGCCGTAGCCGAGCGAGGGCTGCGTGCCCATCGAGTAGGCCAGCACGCGCTGGCCCGCCCAGTCCACCGGCGCCTCGAACACCGACGCCGCGGCCTCGCCCAGCGTGCGGCGCCAGGCGGCCTCGTCGTCGAACAGCGCGGCGCCCTCGCCCGGCCAGGGGCATTGCGTGGCGTGCCGCTGCTGCAGCACCGGCACCGGCGTGTCGCCCATGCGGGGCGGGTGGGCGCAAGCCGAGGCCAGCGCCGCCAGGGTCAACGCGGCCAGGGGACGGCCGCAGGCGGAAAGTCGTCTCATGCCGATGTTCTAACCCAGCCGGCGGCCGACCGTGCATGCAGCCCGACGCGCGGCACGAGGATTCCGCCGCAGGGCCGCAGGTCCGCGCCTCCGTACAATCACCGGGTCCCCAAACGCCCGAAAGCGTGCATGAGCTCCACGTCCGAATTCGTCCTCACCCTCTCCTGCAAGGACAGCAAAGGCATCGTCTACGCCGTCTCCGGCCTGCTGTACCAGGCGGGTTGCAACATCATCGATTCGCAGCAGTTCGGCGACGTGCAAGGCCAGGGCGGCACGGGCCTGTTCTTCATGCGCGTGCATTTCGAGGCGCCGCCGCACCTGGCGGACGTCGAGACGCTGGACAAGCTGTTCGCCAACGTGCGCGAGCAGTTCGGCATGCAGGCGCAGTTCCATTCGCTGGCGCGCAAGCCGCGGCTGCTGATCATGGTCAGCAAGCACGGCCACTGCCTGAACGACCTGCTGTTCCGCTGGCATTCGGGCCAGCTGGCGGTGGAAATCCCGGCCATCGTCTCGAACCATCCCGACTTCGCCGAGCTGGCACGCAGCTACGGCATCCCGTTCCACCACCTGCCGCTGGCCGCCGGCGCCTCGCTCGAGGCCAAGCGCGCGCAGGAAAAGCAAGTGGAGGCGCTGGTGACCGAGCACGGCGTCGACCTGGTCGTGCTGGCGCGCTACATGCAGATCCTGAGCCCCGAGTTCTGCGACTTCCTCAAGGGCCGCGCGATCAACATCCACCACAGCTTCCTGCCCAGCTTCAAGGGCGCGAAGCCCTACTACCAGGCGCATGACCGCGGCGTGAAGCTGATCGGCGCGACCGCCCACTACGTGACCGCCGACCTCGACGAAGGCCCGATCATCGAGCAGGACGTCGAGCGCGTGGACCACACCCTCGGCCCCGAGGACTTCACCGCGGTCGGCCGCGACGTCGAATGCGTGGTGCTGGCGCGCGCCGTG is a window from the Caldimonas thermodepolymerans genome containing:
- the purU gene encoding formyltetrahydrofolate deformylase, with amino-acid sequence MSSTSEFVLTLSCKDSKGIVYAVSGLLYQAGCNIIDSQQFGDVQGQGGTGLFFMRVHFEAPPHLADVETLDKLFANVREQFGMQAQFHSLARKPRLLIMVSKHGHCLNDLLFRWHSGQLAVEIPAIVSNHPDFAELARSYGIPFHHLPLAAGASLEAKRAQEKQVEALVTEHGVDLVVLARYMQILSPEFCDFLKGRAINIHHSFLPSFKGAKPYYQAHDRGVKLIGATAHYVTADLDEGPIIEQDVERVDHTLGPEDFTAVGRDVECVVLARAVRWHVEHRVLMNGHKTVVFK
- a CDS encoding FxDxF family PEP-CTERM protein; the encoded protein is MFLRTLLVAAATWAAGVAHAATCTSPSFSLGALPGDTPVTFSGTCTGGSGGHDDPDRSFVSYYTFTLTDPVSWLWGQLALHPVRDLHPDSPTRGSFLSGLSIDLISLIRGGIETAIGTGFGIARAERASFYAADLDPGDYTLAIYGSNIGLTQPGHYDATMGVSYVAHAPEPETYALMGLGLIAVAAVARRRRGSR
- a CDS encoding protease complex subunit PrcB family protein gives rise to the protein MRRLSACGRPLAALTLAALASACAHPPRMGDTPVPVLQQRHATQCPWPGEGAALFDDEAAWRRTLGEAAASVFEAPVDWAGQRVLAYSMGTQPSLGYGIELLAAQVVQRGEVLRLPVRLQRPSPDRMHGAALTQPCLFVVVPKGSWRTLEVGDADGDVQIGTARIGR
- a CDS encoding TAXI family TRAP transporter solute-binding subunit, with the protein product MSFSRLKLLILSLRDLIPATAPVILVALLLVAGAFWLLDPTPPKRLVLATGAPQSAYEVLGQRYRDALAPYGIHVELRPSAGSAENLDLLLAPDSGVDIAFVQGGTWRPPPGEHDPEDLGLVSLGSLFYEPVWLFYREDSAQQLLKKPRLEALPELQGWRLNAGAPGSGVKVLAQELLELNAIEASALQLSHLANTPAVVELLEGRIDALLFVSSPDSPLVQMLLQTPGIRLFSFAQAQAYARKLPYLSAVTLPRGVVDLGRDLPAEDVQLIAPTASLVARDGLHPALVQLFMQAATRIHGEPGWFARKGEFPNATGTDLPLSGEAARYLRSGAPWLQRYLPFWVSNLVDRMWVALVSIIAVLIPLSRLVPPLYEFRVRSRVFRWYARLREVEAELERGSADPDELLRRLNDIENRATRVTLPLSYADELYALRQHIDLVRGKLKAAAPAPRAGT